Proteins encoded together in one Salmo trutta chromosome 3, fSalTru1.1, whole genome shotgun sequence window:
- the gbp gene encoding glycogen synthase kinase binding protein: MPCRKENYILLEQSVTVDSKEVDALVTKIGEALQLHNNSANQKTMSCLHGLTGNCSSSNIKQANNNNGVALQKRTGCCIPLRNRGQRSNRASPYSFPGSSNQEWDNFKPWNRKRISAAVENDDPHQLLQELILSGNLIKEAVRRLQFSTTECGDLSDNLQC; encoded by the coding sequence ATGCCTTGTCGAAAGGAGAACTACATCCTCTTGGAGCAGTCTGTTACCGTCGATTCGAAAGAAGTGGACGCTTTGGTCACGAAAATCGGCGAGGCGCTGCAGCTTCACAACAATAGTGCTAATCAAAAGACGATGTCGTGTCTCCACGGTCTCACCGGCAACTGCAGCAGTAGCAACATCAAACAAGCTAACAACAACAATGGCGTGGCCCTACAAAAACGAACCGGGTGCTGCATACCGCTTCGAAACCGGGGGCAACGTAGTAACAGAGCTAGTCCATACAGCTTCCCTGGCTCAAGTAACCAGGAGTGGGACAATTTCAAACCTTGGAACCGAAAGAGGATCAGCGCAGCTGTCGAGAACGACGACCCACATCAGTTACTTCAGGAATTAATATTGTCTGGGAATCTAATCAAAGAAGCAGTCAGGCGGCTGCAGTTCTCTACGACGGAGTGTGGAGATCTTTCGGACAATCTGCAATGCTGA